Genomic window (Rossellomorea aquimaris):
CCATAAAGCAAGAGCTTATTCTAAAAAAGGATAGGCTCTTTTTTTTATGAAACAGAGAATTGAAGTAATCCAAAACATTTGAAATAATTAGGAGGGAAGGGGGATACCCATGAGCTTCACAAAACGGGCGTTGATCTTATTAGGGTTAGTGAACGCACTACTGATCATCATGTATCTTATGGATTACTACATCCTTTTCTTGAAACCCACGGGATATGTGTTTCCGATGCTATTGAATATCATCTTACTGGCTGTCATCGGGTTTCGTTCAAGATTTCATAAGGGGTGGACCATCGCCTTCTTAACCGTGAGCATTCCGGTCCTGCTCATACACAGTATCATGGTTTGGCTCATGGAGAACCAATATACGACCATCGAGTCTCCGACAAATAAGTCTGTGACCATAGAATACCGCTCCTTTACCCTGGGTGAAACCACGTATCTTTATGAATTTTACAAGACATCGTTCGGGTTTATCGGTAAGCGTCTTGATGATCAAACGATTAAAATGATCATACAAGGCAAGGATCATCCAACGGGTTTGGATGCGGAAGATGCTTTAGGCTTGGACACGGCTGAATGGATCACGGATGATACCGTTCGGTTCTCTACCTGGCAAGGAATAAAAGAGCTATCATTGAATCCCTCCCGATCTTCCGGAAGGGCAGAAGACATCACAGCTGATATCGAATCGTTCATGAAGAAGCTTAAGAGTAAGGATAGTGGTGAAACCATCAACGTAAATGGAAATCAGCTAGTGGCACATTATGATGAAGCAACGGATCAGCCCTGGATCGAAGTGACGGCTGACAATGATAAGGGAGCCATCCCGAGACAGCAATGCACCCGTATCGTACGGGATGAAGAGATGGGCCATTATATGCTGGAGGAATGCACACATAGATGGGAATATCGTTTGTATCCTTTAAAAGATAGATAAAACAAAGATATGTGACCCGGTAGACGGAGGGGCGTGACGGTGAAAAGATTGCAATCAATGTCTTCCTGCTTTCATTTATTATAGCGGCATGGATCATGTTGTTTGATGACCAGCCTCAAAATGACTTCATTGGCTGGATGTCTCTAATGGCTTTTTGGGTGTTTAAGAGCATATATGATGCAGTGATAAGTCTGAAGAATGGAAGGAAGAAGACGGCTTTACTAGACTTACTTTTAACCATTGTTGCGCTGGGTGTTTTAATATGGGGAGGTATGAGATATTTCACTTGAAGCTCCTGGAAGAAAGGAGGCTCCATCGTTCTTTGTTATTGGAAAACCGGACGATGGAAACCTATATTTAATGCACTTAGATCCCCAAATATCCCTCAATCGATTTCGTCATCTCAAACGGTCCGGATTCTCGATTGGATGGAATCGAAAGCTTCAATTCAAGATGAGGATAATAAGAGGAACGGAAACTCACTCCGGGATCATACCCCATAACATGAAACTTATAGATTTCATCATTTCTTCGGTTCATCCAGATTCCATAACCGTAGTGAACCTCCCCATTCACATGGACATGAGGGGTCAGTAGCTTCCTGGTCGTTTCTTCATTTACTAGTTTATAAGAAAATAAAGCTTCCCAAAGGTTCATCATATCTGAAGCGGTAATAAACGCCCCGCCGTCAGCCCCGCCTTTTACAGGGATTGAGTAGAGGTTGGTTCGCCATGTATTCTCTGCCTCTATATATCCCACTGCTGTATTGGAAGGAAGGCAGTCTAATGAAAAATATCCTGAACTTTCCATACCTGCTTTCTGGAAAATCTCAGATTCTATGTAATCTGTGAAAGACTGCCGGGTTTGTTGCTCAATGATCAATCCCAATAGGATGAACCCTGCATTATTGTAATGAAATCGATCACCGGGGGTGAATTTCATCTGGCTGGATTGAAAGAATGGCAGAAAGTCCTTGAGGGATCTCATATGGTAAACCGGTCTTTCTTTCCACAGCTCTTCAAAATCAGACATCACTTCTTCATCGAAATAATCCGGGATTCCTGACGTATGAGTCAAAAGGTGATGGATGGTCACAGTTTCATCAAAATGAGGAAAGTCGATATCCAAACAATCCTTTAAACGGGTGTCAAAAGAAATGATTCCTTTTTCAACTAATTGACCTATCCCTATGCTTGTAAATAACTTACTCCCAGAAGCGATTCCGAAACGTGTATCCGGGGTGTTCGGAAGGCGATCCGATCGATTCGCAAAGTCATGGGCACTTTCTGATAATACTTCTGTACCTTGTTTGACGAGTACGACCCCAGAGAAGTCGAGTTCTTTGCAGCTTTCATATATTAGATTATGCAGCTCGGTATGTTTGCTCATTGAATTTCCCTCCGTTATAGGCTATGACTCTATTCTTTATTTTAACATAAATTCCCTGTTCTCGGTGTGATCTATGGGAGCAGCATAGATCACTTAGGGAATACCTTCCCCATGAATTTCTGCTATACTACATACAATGACATTTTTTCCCTGTCGGAAAAACACCGAACGAATTGGAGGAATCATTCATGGACAGCATTATCTTCGACCTGGACGGAACACTTTGGGATCCCATCGAATCCGTTCTGGATGCATGGAACAACGTTATCAACGATCATAACCAGTTAAAAGAAGGTATAACTAGGAAGCATCTTGAGGGAACAATGGGGCTTCAAATGAAAGAAATCGGGAGGATATTGTTCCCTGAATTGAATGAAGAGGAGCGGGGGCAGCTTCTGAAAGATCTTTCCCGTCATGAAATCCCGCACTTAAGTAAGCATGGAGGGAATCTCTATAATCATGTGGAAGAGGTGCTTGTAGAGCTGTCGAAGAAGTACAAGCTGTTTATCGTGAGCAACTGTCAGGACGGATACATAGAGGCCTTTTACGACTATCACGGACTGGATAAGCATTTCATCGATTATGAAAACCCTGGAAGGACAGGACTTTCAAAAGGTGAAAATATTAAATTGATTATCGAGCGCAACCATTTAAATGCCCCTGTATACGTTGGAGATACAGAAGGGGACCAAAAGGCGGCGAAGGAAGCGGGGATTCCTTTTGT
Coding sequences:
- a CDS encoding serine hydrolase, whose translation is MSKHTELHNLIYESCKELDFSGVVLVKQGTEVLSESAHDFANRSDRLPNTPDTRFGIASGSKLFTSIGIGQLVEKGIISFDTRLKDCLDIDFPHFDETVTIHHLLTHTSGIPDYFDEEVMSDFEELWKERPVYHMRSLKDFLPFFQSSQMKFTPGDRFHYNNAGFILLGLIIEQQTRQSFTDYIESEIFQKAGMESSGYFSLDCLPSNTAVGYIEAENTWRTNLYSIPVKGGADGGAFITASDMMNLWEALFSYKLVNEETTRKLLTPHVHVNGEVHYGYGIWMNRRNDEIYKFHVMGYDPGVSFRSSYYPHLELKLSIPSNRESGPFEMTKSIEGYLGI
- a CDS encoding HAD family hydrolase, whose translation is MDSIIFDLDGTLWDPIESVLDAWNNVINDHNQLKEGITRKHLEGTMGLQMKEIGRILFPELNEEERGQLLKDLSRHEIPHLSKHGGNLYNHVEEVLVELSKKYKLFIVSNCQDGYIEAFYDYHGLDKHFIDYENPGRTGLSKGENIKLIIERNHLNAPVYVGDTEGDQKAAKEAGIPFVYARYGFGEVEEYTQAIDSFDELLKIF